In Kineococcus sp. NBC_00420, a single genomic region encodes these proteins:
- a CDS encoding NAD-dependent epimerase/dehydratase family protein, whose translation MKVLVTGASGMLGRETARALAARGEDVRVLQRRPSGLAGFEEVLGSVTDADACARAAAGVDAVVHLAAKVSVTGPHPEYVATNVEGTANLLAAARTAGVSRFVMVSSPSVAHAGSALVGVGTTPADPAAAHGSYAVTKAQAELLALAADSPTFAVCAVRPHIVLGPGDTQLVQRIADRARAGRLPLLDDGTALIDTTYVDNAVDALLAALDHVTDAGVHGQAFVVTNGEPRTVSEVFARICRAAGVPAPTRRVPAAVAKVAGSLVERVWTRFGLPDEPPMTRFLAEQLSTAHWFDIARTKELLHWEPRVGLDEGFDRLAGGFPDR comes from the coding sequence GTGAAGGTCCTCGTGACCGGGGCCAGCGGCATGCTGGGCCGGGAGACCGCGCGGGCCCTGGCCGCCCGCGGTGAGGACGTCCGCGTCCTGCAGCGCCGCCCGTCCGGGCTGGCCGGCTTCGAGGAGGTCCTCGGATCCGTCACCGACGCCGACGCGTGCGCCCGCGCCGCGGCCGGGGTCGACGCCGTCGTGCACCTCGCGGCGAAGGTGTCGGTCACCGGACCCCACCCCGAGTACGTCGCCACCAACGTCGAGGGCACCGCGAACCTGCTCGCCGCGGCCCGCACCGCGGGGGTCTCCCGCTTCGTCATGGTGTCCTCGCCCTCCGTCGCCCACGCCGGGTCCGCGCTCGTGGGGGTCGGGACGACCCCCGCGGACCCGGCCGCCGCGCACGGCTCCTACGCCGTGACCAAGGCGCAGGCGGAACTGCTCGCCCTGGCCGCGGACTCCCCCACCTTCGCGGTGTGCGCGGTCCGCCCGCACATCGTGCTGGGTCCCGGGGACACCCAGCTCGTGCAGCGCATCGCCGACCGCGCCCGCGCGGGTCGGTTGCCGCTGCTGGACGACGGGACCGCCCTCATCGACACCACCTACGTCGACAACGCCGTGGACGCGCTCCTCGCGGCGCTGGACCACGTCACCGACGCGGGCGTGCACGGCCAGGCGTTCGTCGTCACCAACGGCGAGCCGCGCACCGTCAGCGAGGTCTTCGCCCGCATCTGCCGCGCCGCCGGGGTCCCCGCCCCGACCCGGCGGGTCCCCGCCGCCGTCGCGAAGGTCGCGGGCTCGCTCGTGGAGCGGGTCTGGACGCGGTTCGGGCTGCCCGACGAGCCGCCCATGACCCGTTTCCTGGCCGAGCAGCTCTCCACCGCGCACTGGTTCGACATCGCCCGCACGAAGGAGCTGCTGCACTGGGAACCGCGGGTCGGCCTCGACGAGGGCTTCGACCGCCTCGCCGGGGGTTTCCCCGACCGTTAG
- a CDS encoding App1 family protein: MTPRPGEHRLHRAARIEDAVKGLAGSRLRRRGYHARAIAYPGYGGPGWVRVLGRVLLGREETHAENARDGLRVVRGWRNFLTVPIADAEVTVRIGQHERLLRTNREGYVDEVVRIDLPPGEHEVVLTVGPDAGDAGDETAEDVELVEDDTEGGAELPPQNVLRHSGTSRVIVVGPEPTLGLLSDIDDTVVVTRLPRPLVAAWNSFVLDERARVPVNGMAELYRQVVAENPGAPVLYLSTGAWNVAPTLTRFLRRFGYPEGPLLLTDWGPTNTGWFRDGPGHKRESLARLARELPQVTWLLVGDDGQHDPTLYAEFLAAAPERVAGVAIRRLTPAEQLLAGGHPLAPTAMPADSPVPWVTGDNGYELLHHWYRAGILTAP; encoded by the coding sequence CTGACGCCCCGGCCCGGCGAGCACCGACTGCACCGCGCCGCCCGCATCGAGGACGCCGTGAAGGGTCTCGCCGGGTCGCGGCTGCGCCGGCGGGGCTACCACGCCCGGGCCATCGCCTACCCCGGCTACGGCGGCCCCGGCTGGGTCCGCGTCCTCGGGCGGGTCCTGCTGGGCCGGGAGGAGACCCACGCCGAGAACGCCCGTGACGGGCTGCGCGTGGTGCGCGGCTGGCGCAACTTCCTCACCGTCCCCATCGCCGACGCCGAGGTGACGGTGCGCATCGGGCAGCACGAGCGCCTCCTGCGCACCAACCGCGAGGGCTACGTCGACGAGGTCGTGCGCATCGACCTGCCCCCGGGTGAGCACGAGGTCGTCCTCACCGTCGGCCCCGACGCCGGGGACGCCGGGGACGAGACCGCGGAGGACGTCGAACTCGTCGAGGACGACACCGAGGGCGGTGCGGAACTGCCGCCGCAGAACGTGTTGCGCCACTCCGGCACCTCACGGGTGATCGTCGTGGGTCCCGAACCGACGCTCGGGCTGCTCTCCGACATCGACGACACCGTCGTCGTGACCCGCCTACCGCGGCCCCTGGTGGCGGCCTGGAACTCCTTCGTCCTGGACGAACGGGCCCGGGTCCCGGTCAACGGGATGGCCGAGCTGTACCGCCAGGTCGTGGCCGAGAACCCCGGCGCGCCGGTGCTGTACCTCTCGACCGGGGCGTGGAACGTCGCGCCCACCCTCACCCGGTTCCTGCGCCGCTTCGGCTACCCCGAGGGACCGCTGCTGCTGACCGACTGGGGTCCCACCAACACCGGCTGGTTCCGCGACGGGCCCGGGCACAAGCGGGAGTCGCTGGCCCGCCTCGCCCGGGAGCTGCCGCAGGTGACGTGGCTGCTGGTGGGGGACGACGGCCAGCACGACCCGACGCTGTACGCGGAGTTCCTCGCCGCGGCCCCCGAACGCGTGGCCGGGGTCGCGATCCGCCGCCTCACCCCCGCCGAGCAGCTGCTCGCCGGTGGGCACCCGCTGGCCCCGACCGCGATGCCTGCGGACTCCCCCGTCCCCTGGGTGACCGGGGACAACGGCTACGAGCTGCTGCACCACTGGTACCGGGCGGGGATCCTCACCGCCCCCTGA
- a CDS encoding sensor domain-containing protein: MTAAPSTNTSDVTAPPVLPGPVLATAMERSGLALAVLDADGRLIHVTHGLTRMLGVSAEDLLGRYRLQWWLGLSVVVLPEAEGHGHDDRDAHDDLTPTQRAVLSGAMPTGLDVLSAIRSGDLDVDVDVARSDGQLLVAHVHASTTGEAGGGAVLVVRDVTVERATHQQLRTLLARQDAVISASPDTIYRINLPQRVVEWTNAGPVSLLGLPSADGGASLDAIHPDDAPGVVRALECLGGAGAGEIVECTYRVVDGYGGDRWVHTRSTVSDRSAVGIPVRVVGIAQDLTETITTMDALAGSERRFHEIFARGPVGMLLFGLEGWVSEVNDALCTFWERDAAELIGAPAGQFLDPASPAEGARPSAEERDEHARAAAELEALVSGAVEVVHRERRYELPSGKVVWGQISLSLTSSSSGEPAFLAFVEDVTARKREAEQLEHAALHDPLTGLPNRAKAEDRLRTAISRTRRRGGGCAVLFVDLDHFKDVNDNLGHAAGDALLADVADRLRGLLRAGDMAARIGGDEFVLVCEDVADAKALSSIADRVCDRLSIPVDLGVRTVTVSASIGAARTDGELGPEELLRAADRAMYRAKAAGRACWRAA, encoded by the coding sequence ATGACGGCGGCGCCGTCCACGAACACGTCGGACGTCACGGCACCCCCGGTGCTGCCCGGCCCGGTCCTGGCCACGGCCATGGAGCGCTCCGGGCTGGCCCTCGCGGTGCTGGACGCCGACGGCCGGCTCATCCACGTCACCCACGGCCTGACCCGCATGCTGGGCGTCAGCGCGGAGGACCTCCTCGGCCGGTACCGGCTGCAGTGGTGGCTGGGACTCTCCGTCGTCGTCCTCCCCGAGGCCGAGGGGCACGGGCACGACGACCGCGACGCCCACGACGACCTGACGCCCACCCAGCGGGCCGTGCTGTCCGGGGCGATGCCCACCGGCCTGGACGTGCTGAGCGCGATCCGCAGCGGCGACCTCGACGTGGACGTCGACGTCGCCCGCTCCGACGGCCAGCTGCTGGTCGCCCACGTGCACGCCTCCACCACCGGTGAGGCGGGCGGCGGGGCCGTCCTCGTCGTGCGCGACGTGACCGTCGAACGCGCGACCCACCAGCAGCTGCGCACGCTGCTGGCCCGCCAGGACGCGGTGATCTCCGCCAGCCCCGACACGATCTACCGCATCAACCTGCCGCAGCGGGTCGTGGAGTGGACCAACGCCGGACCGGTCTCGCTGCTGGGGCTGCCCAGCGCCGACGGCGGGGCCTCGCTGGACGCGATCCACCCCGACGACGCCCCGGGCGTCGTGCGGGCCCTGGAGTGCCTGGGCGGTGCGGGTGCGGGCGAGATCGTGGAGTGCACCTACCGCGTCGTCGACGGCTACGGCGGTGACCGGTGGGTGCACACCCGCTCCACCGTCTCCGACCGTTCCGCCGTCGGGATCCCGGTGCGCGTCGTGGGCATCGCCCAGGACCTCACCGAGACGATCACGACGATGGACGCGCTCGCCGGCTCGGAACGACGCTTCCACGAGATCTTCGCCCGCGGCCCGGTGGGGATGCTGCTCTTCGGTCTGGAGGGCTGGGTCAGCGAGGTCAACGACGCGCTCTGCACCTTCTGGGAACGCGACGCCGCGGAGCTGATCGGCGCCCCGGCGGGGCAGTTCCTCGACCCCGCTAGCCCCGCCGAGGGTGCCCGCCCCAGTGCGGAGGAACGCGACGAGCACGCCCGCGCCGCCGCCGAGCTGGAGGCGCTGGTCTCCGGCGCGGTCGAGGTCGTGCACCGCGAGCGGCGCTACGAGCTGCCCAGCGGCAAGGTGGTGTGGGGTCAGATCTCGCTGTCGCTGACCTCCAGCAGCTCCGGTGAGCCGGCCTTCCTCGCCTTCGTCGAGGACGTCACCGCCCGCAAGCGCGAGGCCGAGCAGCTCGAGCACGCCGCCCTGCACGACCCGCTGACGGGGCTGCCCAACCGCGCCAAGGCCGAGGACCGGCTGCGGACGGCGATCTCGCGGACCCGGCGCCGCGGCGGGGGCTGCGCGGTGCTCTTCGTCGACCTCGACCACTTCAAGGACGTCAACGACAACCTCGGTCACGCCGCCGGGGACGCGTTGCTCGCCGACGTCGCCGACCGGCTGCGGGGGTTGCTGCGGGCCGGCGACATGGCCGCCCGCATCGGTGGTGACGAGTTCGTCCTGGTCTGCGAGGACGTCGCCGACGCCAAGGCGTTGTCCTCGATCGCGGACCGGGTCTGCGACCGCCTCAGCATCCCCGTCGACCTGGGGGTCCGGACGGTGACGGTCAGCGCCAGCATCGGCGCCGCCCGCACCGACGGGGAACTCGGTCCCGAGGAGCTGCTGCGCGCGGCGGACCGCGCGATGTACCGGGCGAAGGCGGCCGGGCGGGCGTGCTGGCGCGCGGCATGA
- the csrA gene encoding carbon storage regulator CsrA translates to MLVLTRKAGESVVIGDEVVVRVLEVRGDVVRVGIDAPRDVQVHRQEVYEAVREANIAAAAASEEAISALRGIVRRAGA, encoded by the coding sequence ATGCTGGTCCTGACGCGCAAGGCCGGGGAATCCGTGGTCATCGGCGACGAGGTCGTCGTGCGCGTCCTCGAGGTGAGAGGTGACGTCGTCCGCGTCGGCATCGACGCGCCCCGCGACGTGCAGGTGCACCGCCAGGAGGTCTACGAAGCGGTCCGCGAGGCCAACATCGCCGCCGCCGCCGCCTCCGAGGAGGCGATCTCCGCCCTGCGGGGCATCGTCCGCCGCGCGGGCGCCTGA
- a CDS encoding PilZ domain-containing protein, whose product MARRAAPGAELSRAATQWPGLNHRVWVELQMPDTFGGDLIRLPTRVEDAHEGSLVVAAPSFRGDLHVVAPGLPVTVAWAGARGQSRQEFLIAEVVRRRVSAWDLAPSSEVVVEQRRRYARVPASGSVRLSPVEGDPLQREADLADGVVEPLLEGHLVDLSEGGSALSVGGGSWLRLGRLVRMSFELDGAPLDQVGQVVRSLDSLDPDLVEVVVAFSEPVPAADRLRRFVMQTQIRQRRGGDR is encoded by the coding sequence ATGGCCAGACGTGCTGCTCCGGGGGCGGAGCTGAGCCGCGCCGCCACGCAGTGGCCCGGCCTCAACCACCGGGTCTGGGTGGAGCTGCAGATGCCGGACACCTTCGGTGGGGACCTCATCCGGCTCCCCACGCGGGTCGAGGACGCCCACGAGGGCAGTCTCGTGGTCGCGGCACCCAGCTTCCGCGGTGACCTGCACGTGGTGGCCCCCGGGCTGCCCGTGACGGTCGCCTGGGCGGGGGCGCGCGGCCAGAGCCGGCAGGAGTTCCTGATCGCCGAGGTCGTCCGTCGCCGGGTCTCGGCCTGGGACCTCGCGCCCTCCAGCGAGGTCGTGGTCGAACAGCGTCGCCGCTACGCCCGGGTCCCGGCCTCCGGGTCGGTCCGGCTCTCCCCGGTGGAGGGCGACCCCCTGCAGCGCGAGGCCGACCTCGCCGACGGCGTGGTGGAGCCCCTGCTCGAGGGCCACCTGGTGGACCTCAGCGAGGGCGGGTCGGCGCTGTCCGTGGGGGGCGGTTCCTGGCTGCGGCTGGGGCGGCTGGTGCGGATGTCCTTCGAGCTCGACGGCGCCCCGCTCGACCAGGTCGGTCAGGTGGTCCGCTCACTGGACTCCCTCGACCCCGACCTCGTCGAGGTCGTCGTCGCCTTCAGCGAGCCGGTGCCCGCCGCGGACCGCTTGCGCCGCTTCGTCATGCAGACCCAGATCAGGCAACGCCGTGGAGGAGACCGATGA